The Plasmodium berghei ANKA genome assembly, chromosome: 8 genome has a segment encoding these proteins:
- a CDS encoding origin recognition complex subunit 2, putative has product MLKSIEVHSPKKIIKLDNGDEGTKKENEKEEYLITDLSGNNKNMPSLIIRIPSNINKFLSKEEIKIKYDKNISLPTDNLNNGLSSFKVDSSPFTFYENSYSTIDPKVDLTYPSDTNISFGSSTIGSNLIRNVELKNDTYIDNTVNIINSEDTCDNAEINEFLLKDFKNNYVEKYEANACNDNIEFLRGHIKNELEYFLKNKKHNICGEMKINDIINIDYDKINEKNIIPYFLTNMFDQEQKKKREKMKLQLEQQRKIMMEKKRNERVNKKNMNKESTLKKKQSKNLNLKKEKTENLKENTKKKETGSETNDDEEEEESENYDNDIDESDKELDINIYNDPTKYGIEGSSDYSEGMKSELDNSQDEENTTNDQSNNTNLKNKKSKKQQKNKNSNNYDEGCDEASEISNTIAKKGKSKKNENIEDIVDSSIQKLISYDYYSSLNIKEIIKPSDKIKSLSAFIPADENLDNYDQIKKLKYLINNLPHTHIKEKRSLYHYNIKQFIKWKVYLLNNINICLYGIGSKYHLLNFFSDICLNDGNKCIILGFEEEINLEEIIIRILEYHYKYKTTKKLKSFELLYELTEKVNESNIPLYFVIHNLDNAKLYPYYDCFSFLSQYNNIYFICTIDDVSFELNINFKNVSSINFHYMKCHTWIDYRHEILRQWNKFLPEWVFNKKCEHVDVKKNIETILSALSINHKRLFKIIASMQLENLEKGIFGVEKELLLQDKRLFTVGASSIRINSLLVEFVSHNVITETRLKEGNTFLKINVDNDELKRIVDTLQ; this is encoded by the coding sequence ATGCTGAAGAGTATTGAAGTTCATTCCcccaaaaaaattattaagcTGGACAATGGAGATGAAggaacaaaaaaagaaaatgaaaaagaagaatatttaataacAGATTTGTcaggaaataataaaaatatgccTAGTCTTATTATAAGAATCCCaagtaatataaataaatttttaagtaaagaagaaataaaaataaaatatgataaaaatatatcattaccTACTGATAACTTAAATAATGGATTAAGTTCATTTAAAGTTGATTCATCCCCATTTacattttatgaaaattcCTATTCAACTATCGACCCAAAGGTTGATCTTACATACCCATCTGATACAAACATTAGCTTTGGTTCTTCAACTATTGGTAGCAATTTAATTAGAAATGtggaattaaaaaatgatacatatattgataatactgtgaatattataaatagtGAAGATACTTGTGACAATGCTGAGATAAATGAGTTTCTCTTAAaagattttaaaaataattatgtgGAAAAATACGAAGCAAATGCATGTAATGATAACATAGAATTTTTAAGAggacatataaaaaatgaattagaatattttttgaaaaataaaaaacataatatttgtggtgaaatgaaaataaacgatattattaatattgactatgataaaattaatgaaaaaaatatcattcCATATTTTCTTACTAATATGTTTGATCaggaacaaaaaaaaaaaagagaaaaaatgaaattacaACTTGAACAACAgagaaaaattatgatggaaaagaaaagaaatgaaagagttaataaaaaaaatatgaataaagaATCTAcgttgaaaaaaaaacaaagcAAAAATctcaatttaaaaaaagaaaaaactgaaaatttgaaagaaaatacgaaaaaaaaagaaacagGCTCAGAAACAAACGATgatgaagaagaagaagaaagtgaaaattatgataacGATATAGATGAATCTGATAAAGAActtgatataaatatttataatgatCCAACAAAATATGGTATTGAAGGAAGTAGTGATTATTCTGAAGGAATGAAAAGTGAATTAGACAATTCACaagatgaagaaaatacaACAAATGATCAatcaaataatacaaatttgaaaaataaaaaaagtaaaaaacaacaaaaaaataaaaactctaataattatgatgaGGGATGTGATGAAGCAAGTGAAATTTCCAATACAATTgcaaaaaaaggaaaatcgaaaaaaaatgaaaacatCGAAGATATTGTAGATAGCTCTattcaaaaattaatatcctatgattattattcaagtttaaatataaaagaaataataaaacctagtgataaaataaaatcttTATCTGCATTTATTCCAGCAGATGAAAATTTAGATAATTAtgatcaaataaaaaaattaaaatatttaataaataatttaccACATACTcatattaaagaaaaaagatCACTATAccattataatattaaacaaTTCATTAAATGGAaagtttatttattaaataatataaatatatgtttatatggTATAGGCTCAAAATATCAtttgttaaattttttttctgatatttgtttaaatgATGGAAATAAATGCATTATATTAGGCTTTGAAGAAGAAATCAATTTAGAAGAAATTATTATACGTATATTAGAATATcattataaatacaaaacaacaaaaaaattaaaatcatTTGAATTATTGTATGAATTAACAGAAAAAGTCAACGAATCAAATATTCCactttattttgttatacACAATTTAGATAACGCTAAATTATACCCATATTATGATtgcttttcttttttaagccaatacaataatatctattttatatgtactATTGATGATGTCTCATTTGAgctaaatattaattttaaaaatgtgaGTTCCattaattttcattatatgaAATGCCATACATGGATAGATTATAGACATGAAATTTTAAGACAGTGGAATAAATTTTTACCTGAATGggtttttaataaaaaatgtgagCATGTagatgtaaaaaaaaatattgaaacTATTCTTAGTGCATTAAGTATTAACCATAAAAGATTGTTTAAAATCATTGCATCTATGCAATTagaaaatttagaaaaaggAATATTTGGAGTAGaaaaagaattattattgcAAGATAAACGACTGTTTACTGTAGGTGCATCTAGCATCAGAATTAATTCACTTCTTGTTGAATTTGTTTCACATAATGTTATAACTGAAACTAGACTTAAAGAGGGAAATACATTCCTAAAAATTAATGTGGATAATGATGAACTCAAACGAATTGTGGATACATTACAATAA
- a CDS encoding DNA replication licensing factor MCM7, putative codes for MGEKGLDIRTFVDDNHTKYLDAVKNYSSHIDELVKFFDNFEDPSINHINWGKLKYKGYLQKIYNHDTEVLPIYLDDLREHFSKENKDADYSVYNGIMTNTHRYVELLYTAADKCLSDECYKRFIKEYGEEDENEKTKRRNLRRINNEDASGYSTDESEKEAFNNLFRDMIKPIEEIREERMKEYKLPAYLRVNFEIILIPSSRDLVRKMRIVNADCIGSLSTFECEVIRATQLKPRIQVATYECDRCHVFAYKAVDGPFFMPLFDCPGCTNVHGIRGSLKFQAKLSKFVKYQEIKVQELANQLPEGDIPRSMNCIIHGASTTSVQPGMHVTLTGVLMPVTKSGFQALKGGLIAEKVFHIYYVQNNKENFNEHIDNYDKIMEEVQKLKSSPNLYERLAYNIGPEIYGHEDVKKALLLQLIGGCTKKKKDGGLIRGDIHILLMGDPGVAKSQLMKKVCLIASRSIYTTGKGSSSVGLTAAVLKDPNTGETTLEGGALVLADKGICCIDEFDKMDEFDRSAIYEVMEQQTVSIAKAGHCSNMPARSSVLAAANPINGRYDCKKSVMLNMNLPAALLTRFDLQFLLLDISDRDKDKRLAEHVLNILKCVDSTDDKKKKRRKKKTGLNNKDDNDDDGYEEIDKTVLRAFIQLAKRKQPTISPELIPKITQWYVSSRQLESQQERYNDTRINYTTPRALLAILRISQALARVRDSDIIETPDFEEAIRLTEQSKASVSLQTEKRRKKDSSTEIMNIIKTIKEKIMEKKKKWNGWIPIEEIERESLTKGFTKAHVFSTIDRYVELTVFTINEENTAIAFPNDVYATGDDEENDF; via the coding sequence ATGGGGGAAAAGGGATTGGATATTAGGACGTTTGTAGATGATAATCACACAAAATATCTGGATGCagttaaaaattatagttCACATATCGATGAACTAGTAAAgttttttgataattttgaaGACCCATCAATTAATCACATAAATTGGGGTAAACTAAAATATAAAGGTTAtttgcaaaaaatatacaatcaTGATACTGAAGTATTACCTATATATTTAGACGATTTAAGAGAGCATTTTTCcaaagaaaataaagatgCTGATTATTCAGTTTATAATGGTATTATGACAAATACCCATAGATATGTTGAGCTATTATATACAGCTGCCGATAAATGTTTATCCGATGAATGTTATAAACGATTTATTAAAGAATATGGTGAAgaagatgaaaatgaaaaaacgAAACGTAGAAATTTAAGAcgaataaataatgaagatgCTAGTGGATATTCAACAGATGAAAGTGAAAAAGAAgcatttaataatttatttcgaGATATGATTAAACCTATTGAAGAGATTAGGGAAGAACGAATGaaagaatataaattacCTGCATATTTAAGAGTcaattttgaaataatattaattccAAGTTCTCGAGATTTAGTTAGAAAAATGAGAATAGTAAATGCTGACTGTATTGGTTCATTAAGTACATTTGAATGTGAAGTTATAAGAGCTACTCAATTAAAACCAAGAATTCAAGTTGCCACATATGAATGTGATAGATGCCATGTTTTTGCTTATAAAGCTGTCGATGGACCATTTTTTATGCCACTTTTTGATTGCCCAGGATGTACTAATGTACATGGAATCAGAGGATCATTAAAATTTCAAGCAAAATTAAGtaaatttgtaaaatatcAAGAAATAAAAGTTCAAGAGTTAGCTAACCAACTCCCTGAAGGTGATATACCTAGAAGTATGAATTGTATAATACACGGTGCATCTACTACATCTGTTCAACCAGGTATGCATGTCACACTAACGGGGGTTCTAATGCCTGTAACAAAAAGTGGGTTCCAAGCATTAAAAGGTGGACTAATTGCAGAAAAGGttttccatatttattatgttcaaaataataaagaaaattttaatgagCATATAgataattatgataaaattatggAAGAAgttcaaaaattaaaaagtaGTCCTAATCTTTATGAAAGATTAGCATATAATATTGGGCCTGAAATATATGGTCATGAAGATGTTAAAAAggcattattattacaacTAATAGGAGGGtgcacaaaaaaaaaaaaagatggTGGTTTAATAAGAGGTgacatacatatattattaatggGAGATCCCGGAGTAGCAAAAAGTCAACTTATGAAAAAAGTTTGTTTAATAGCTTCAAGATCTATATATACTACTGGAAAGGGTAGTAGTTCGGTTGGTTTAACTGCTGCTGTATTAAAAGATCCGAATACCGGTGAAACGACCCTAGAAGGTGGTGCATTAGTATTAGCAGATAAAGGAATATGTTGTATTGACgaatttgataaaatggACGAATTCGATAGGTCAGCTATTTATGAAGTTATGGAACAACAAACCGTTTCAATAGCAAAAGCTGGGCATTGCAGTAATATGCCTGCACGGTCGTCTGTATTAGCAGCTGCTAATCCAATTAATGGAAGATATGATTGTAAAAAATCTGTAATGCTTAATATGAATTTACCTGCAGCCTTGCTGACAAGATTTGATTTACAATTTTTGCTTCTTGATATATCAGATCGAGATAAGGATAAAAGATTAGCAGAGCatgtattaaatatattgaaatGTGTAGATTCAACTGAtgataagaaaaaaaaaagaagaaaaaaaaaaacaggtTTAAACAATAAAGATGATAATGATGATGATGGATATGAAGAAATTGACAAAACTGTTTTAAGAGCATTCATACAATTAgcaaaaagaaaacaacCAACCATTTCCCCTGAACTAATACCCAAAATTACACAATGGTATGTTTCATCAAGACAATTAGAATCACAACAAGAAAGATATAATGATACCCGTATTAATTATACAACTCCTAGAGCTTTACTTGCTATTTTACGAATATCACAAGCATTGGCAAGGGTAAGAGATAGTGATATTATTGAAACTCCTGATTTTGAAGAAGCTATCCGTTTAACAGAACAATCAAAAGCAAGTGTATCATTACAAACAGAAAAACGAAGAAAAAAGGACTCATCAACAgaaattatgaatattataaaaacaattaaagaaaaaattatggaaaagaaaaaaaaatggaatggTTGGATACCAATTGAAGAAATAGAAAGAGAATCATTAACAAAGGGATTTACAAAGGCACATGTTTTTAGCACTATAGATAGATATGTAGAATTGACAGTTTTTACaataaatgaagaaaacACAGCTATTGCCTTCCCAAATGATGTATATGCAACTGGTgatgatgaagaaaatgatttttaa